From one Acidimicrobiales bacterium genomic stretch:
- a CDS encoding response regulator transcription factor: MDDDPDMRGLLEIMLAEDGRFAVVGHATDGAQALRLAASERPDVVVLDLQMPGMDGLTALPLLRASLPHARIVVVSAFPDPLTLADAIAQGVDGYIDKSRTWCELVPTLVGLCAMV; this comes from the coding sequence GTGGACGACGACCCCGACATGCGGGGGCTCCTCGAGATCATGCTCGCCGAAGACGGTCGCTTCGCCGTCGTGGGACACGCGACCGACGGCGCCCAGGCGCTCCGCCTGGCCGCCTCCGAGCGGCCCGACGTCGTGGTCCTCGATCTCCAGATGCCCGGCATGGACGGCCTGACTGCGCTGCCGTTGCTGCGGGCCAGCCTGCCCCACGCCCGCATCGTGGTGGTCTCGGCCTTCCCCGACCCCCTCACGCTGGCCGATGCCATCGCCCAGGGCGTGGACGGCTACATCGACAAGAGCCGTACCTGGTGCGAGTTGGTCCCGACCCTGGTCGGGCTCTGCGCGATGGTCTGA